AACCAAATAACATTCCGGCACCTTGGGTTTCCAAGAAACCATTTTGGAATAAATAGGCACTGGAAAACATTCCTAATGGGGATGCCAAAGCAAAAAGAGTCAGCAAGATCAAGGACCATTTCTTGGATAAAGTACTGCTCAATACTGCTGCCAATGCAAATGCAGCTGGACCTTTATGCATGATGACACCAAAAAGTACGGTTTTGCTATTATGTACATGGCCTAAAGCTTCAGAGCTGTTACCAATCAAGCTGCCATGAGATAAAAGAGTGCCTTCCAAGAATGCATGAATAAACAATCCAAGCATAATAGTAAACACTCCAGTCGAAGACTCTTTGTGGTGATGATGGATATGCCCATGCTCTACACCGCTGGATAAAACTCAAGTAATTGCTGAAGTAGAAATCCTATTAAGATAAAAAGACCCATTTTACCTCCCTCAAATCCACTATGGAAAAGCTCAGGTAAAATGTGTAAAATGGTAATTGAAAACAGGTAAGATCCTGCAAAAACGAGCACCAGTTTAAAGTACTTATCCCGAAATTTAGGAGCTACAAAAACCAAAGAACCAGCGCCTAAGGCAGTAAGGAATAAAAGAAGGAAATTTAAGGCCATGAATTAATTTGGATCCCCTTTAAATGGAAACTCGTTGTATAACCGTGGCAAAGGTAATAAAATTCAATAATGTTGCATTTATGTTTTGAAACTCTAGCAAAATCTTGATTGTAAAGGCTTTATTCTTGAACAAAAGAAAGGTAAGGCTTTAGCTCCTCACTCGCATAAGTTTTATAATCCCCCTTCTCATCGCTATAAATTAGGAAAACCTTAATTTCATCCAAAGCGGAGTCCAAAGCAATCGCTTTATCTGTTCCCATAACCATTAAAGCAGTAGCATAGGCATCTGCCGTCATGCAGTCATTTGCCACCACAGTCGCGCTTAATAAGTTCTGGGCCACAGGGTACCCTGTCTTTGGGTTGATGGTATGAGAAATTTTCACTGAATCTCTCACATAAAAGTTCCTGTAATTTCCTGAAGTTGCCATTCCCTGATCCTGCAGTGCGATGATACTATAAAGATCC
Above is a window of Algoriphagus machipongonensis DNA encoding:
- a CDS encoding ZIP family transporter, which translates into the protein MLGLFIHAFLEGTLLSHGSLIGNSSEALGHVHNSKTVLFGVIMHKGPAAFALAAVLSSTLSKKWSLILLTLFALASPLGMFSSAYLFQNGFLETQGAGMLFGLVAGGFLHISTTIFFESSPHHKFNWNKLIVSFLAAGLAILSEFFF